CCACGACGAGGCGGCCGAGTGCGCCGGTGGCTCCGGTGACAACGATGCTCATGAGGGTCTCCGATTTCGGTGGTTCGGTCCGCTTTCGGTCCGGGTTCGTTCACGACCCTACGGGTGGCGCTAACTGAAGGAAAGTACCCACTTTGAAGTAAGGTACCGGTATGGCAGAGAGTGGTAGGGCGGAGAGCGACAGGAGTGCAGAGGGCGCGGACGGGAGCACGGGGCGTCCGGCCTCGGGTCCGGGCTCGGGCTCGGCGCCTGGCTCGGGCTCGGTGCCGGCCTCGGGTTCGGGCTCGGGCTCGGCGCCGGCCTCGGCCCTGTCCTCGCTCCTGGCCTGGGACGTCAACCAGCCCATGTGTCCGTCCCGGCTGATCCTGGAGCATGTGACGAGTCGCTGGGGCGTCCTCGTACTGGCGGCGCTGCTGGAGCGTTCGTACCGCTTCAGCGAACTGCGCCGCGCGGTGGGCGGCGTCAGCGAGAAGATGCTGGCCCAGACCCTCCGGACGCTGGAGCGCGACGGCTTCGTCCACCGGGACGCGAAGCCGGTGATCCCGCCGCGGGTGGACTACACGCTCACCCCGCTCGGCATCGAGGCCGCCGAGCAGGTGTGGGCGCTCGCCCGGTGGACCGAACGCCGGGTGGACGCGGTGCGGGCGGCGCGCGAGGCGTACGACGGGGCCCGGACCTGATCCCCGTGGGGGATCGGGCCCGGGCCCCGGGCGGCGCGCGTACGGTACTGGACCGGCCTCAGCCCACGACGGTCCAGGTGTCGTTGCCGGCGAGGAGCGAGCCGAGGTCGCCCTTGCCGTTCTGTTCGACGGCGGCGTCTAGCTGGTCGGACATCAGGGTGTCGTAGACGGGCCGTTCGACGCTGCGCAGCACCCCGATGGGGGTGTGGTGCAGGGTGTCCGCGTCGGCGATCCGGGACAGCGCGAACGCCGTCGTGGGCGATTCCGCGTGGGCGTCGTGGACGAGGACCTGCGAGCGGTTCTCCTCCGTGACGGCCACGACCTTCAGATCGCCGGTGGCCGGATCGCGGACGACGCCCTTGGGCTCCTGGGAGCCGAAGAGGATCGGTTGGCCGTGTTCGAGACGGATGACGGCCTCGGCGGCCTGCTCCTTGTCCTTGAGGACCTCGAAAGCGCCGTCGTTGAAGATGTTGCAGTTCTGGTAGATCTCCACCAGCGCGGTGCCCGAGTGCTCGGCGGCCGCGCGCAGCACGCTCGTGAGGTGCTTGCGGTCGGAGTCGACCGTGCGCGCCACGAACGTGGCCTCCGCGCCGATCGCGAGCGACACCGGATTGAACGGCGCGTCGAGCGACCCCATCGGCGTCGACTTGGTGATCTTGCCCAGCTCGGAGGTGGGGCTGTACTGGCCCTTCGTCAGTCCGTAGATCCGGTTGTTGAAGAGCAGGATCTTGAGGTTGACGTTGCGGCGCAGGGCGTGGATGAGGTGGTTGCCGCCGATGGAGAGGGCGTCGCCGTCGCCGGTCACGACCCAGACCGACAGGTCGCGGCGCGAGGTGGCGAGTCCGGTCGCGATGGAGGGGGCGCGGCCGTGGATGGAGTGCATCCCGTAGGTGTTCATGTAGTACGGGAAGCGGGAGGAGCAGCCGATGCCGGAGACGAAGGTGATGTTCTCCTTCGCGAGGCCCAGCTCCGGCATGAAGCCCTGGACGGCGGCGAGGACGGCGTAGTCGCCGCAGCCGGGGCACCAGCGCACTTCCTGGTCGGACTTGAAGTCCTTCATGGACTGCTTCGCCTCGGCCTTGGGCACCAGTTGCAGCAGCTCGTTGTGGAGCAGTTCGTCGGTCTCAGGCATCGATGGCCTCCTTGAGGGCCGTGGCGAGCTGCTCCGCCTTGAACGGCATTCCGTTGACCTGGTTGTAGCTGTGGGCGTCCACCAGGTACTTCGCCCTGAGCAGCATCGCGAGCTGGCCGAGGTTCATCTCCGGGACGACGACCTTGTCGTAGCCCTTCAGCACCTCGCCGAGGTTCTTCGGGAAGGGGTTGAGGTGGCGCAGGTGGGCCTGGGCGATGGACGACCCGGCGGCCCGCAGCCGGCGTACCGCCGCGGTGATCGGCCCGTACGTCGATCCCCAGCCGAGCACCAGGGTGCGGGCCCCGGCGGGGTCGTCGACCTGGAGATCGGGGACCTCGATGCCGTCGATCTTGGCCTGCCGGGTGCGGACCATGAAGTCGTGGTTGGCCGGGTCGTAGGAGATGTTGCCCGTGCCGTCCTGCTTCTCGATCCCGCCGATACGGTGCTCCAGACCGGCCGTCCCCGGGACCGCCCACGGGCGGGCCAGCGTCTGCGGGTCGCGCTTGTAGGGCCAGAACACCTCCGTCCCGTCCGCCAGCGTGTGGTTCGGGCCCGTGGCGAAGGGGGTCTTCAGGTCGGGCAGGGTCGCCGTGTCCGGGATCCGCCACGGCTCGGAGCCGTTGGCGAGGTAGCCGTCGGAGAGCAGGAGGACCGGGGTGCGGTAGGTCAGGGCGATCCGGGCCGCGTCGATCGCGGCGTCGAAGCAGTCGGCCGGAGTCTGCGGGGCCACGATCGGAACCGGGGCCTCACCGTTCCTGCCGAACATCGCCTGCAGCAGATCGGCCTGCTCGGTCTTGGTCGGCAGCCCGGTCGACGGCCCGCCCCGCTGGATGTCGATGATCAGCAGCGGCAGCTCCAGGGAGACCGCCAGCCCGATCGTCTCCGACTTCAGCGCCACCCCCGGACCGGAGGTCGTCGTGACGCCCAGCGCCCCGCCGAACGCCGCCCCCAGCGCCGCGCCGATCCCGGCGATCTCGTCCTCCGCCTGGAACGTCCGCACACCGAAGTTCTTGTGCCGCGACAGCTCGTGCAGGATG
The nucleotide sequence above comes from Streptomyces sp. NBC_01116. Encoded proteins:
- a CDS encoding winged helix-turn-helix transcriptional regulator — protein: MCPSRLILEHVTSRWGVLVLAALLERSYRFSELRRAVGGVSEKMLAQTLRTLERDGFVHRDAKPVIPPRVDYTLTPLGIEAAEQVWALARWTERRVDAVRAAREAYDGART
- a CDS encoding 2-oxoacid:ferredoxin oxidoreductase subunit beta, which encodes MPETDELLHNELLQLVPKAEAKQSMKDFKSDQEVRWCPGCGDYAVLAAVQGFMPELGLAKENITFVSGIGCSSRFPYYMNTYGMHSIHGRAPSIATGLATSRRDLSVWVVTGDGDALSIGGNHLIHALRRNVNLKILLFNNRIYGLTKGQYSPTSELGKITKSTPMGSLDAPFNPVSLAIGAEATFVARTVDSDRKHLTSVLRAAAEHSGTALVEIYQNCNIFNDGAFEVLKDKEQAAEAVIRLEHGQPILFGSQEPKGVVRDPATGDLKVVAVTEENRSQVLVHDAHAESPTTAFALSRIADADTLHHTPIGVLRSVERPVYDTLMSDQLDAAVEQNGKGDLGSLLAGNDTWTVVG
- a CDS encoding 2-oxoacid:acceptor oxidoreductase subunit alpha encodes the protein MTSQVSSAAEKADEANDAVLGGQRAPLSGTTGTTGGDGKEVRRLDRVIIRFAGDSGDGMQLTGDRFTSETASFGNDLSTLPNFPAEIRAPAGTLPGVSSFQLHFADHDILTPGDAPNVLVAMNPAALKANIDDVPRGAEIIVNTDEFTKRPMAKVGYATNPLEDGSLEAYNVHPVPLTTLTLEALKEFGLPRKEAERSKNMFALGLLSWMYHRPTEGTETFLRQKFAKKPQIAEANVAAFRAGWNFGETTEDFAVSYEVAPASQAFPTGTYRNISGNLALSYGLIAAGQLADLPLYLGSYPITPASDILHELSRHKNFGVRTFQAEDEIAGIGAALGAAFGGALGVTTTSGPGVALKSETIGLAVSLELPLLIIDIQRGGPSTGLPTKTEQADLLQAMFGRNGEAPVPIVAPQTPADCFDAAIDAARIALTYRTPVLLLSDGYLANGSEPWRIPDTATLPDLKTPFATGPNHTLADGTEVFWPYKRDPQTLARPWAVPGTAGLEHRIGGIEKQDGTGNISYDPANHDFMVRTRQAKIDGIEVPDLQVDDPAGARTLVLGWGSTYGPITAAVRRLRAAGSSIAQAHLRHLNPFPKNLGEVLKGYDKVVVPEMNLGQLAMLLRAKYLVDAHSYNQVNGMPFKAEQLATALKEAIDA